From one Flavobacterium kingsejongi genomic stretch:
- a CDS encoding sensor histidine kinase, translating into MEKWQDPQTIAPWIVIVILLIFLLVFSIIRLVYTGFKRMVENQLKESKMQLDHQKKLQETNIIVQENERRRFAADLHDTLIGKLTVLRIRNQLVHDQSETDRLLNDCIEEARRISHDLSPPMLEHTSFHELIYGLIAPWEKNTTIAFRQDIRSEVDFPVRSKIQLTRIFRS; encoded by the coding sequence ATGGAAAAATGGCAGGACCCACAAACAATTGCACCGTGGATTGTAATTGTAATTTTATTGATTTTTTTACTCGTATTTTCGATTATAAGGCTCGTTTACACGGGTTTTAAGCGAATGGTAGAAAATCAGTTGAAAGAATCAAAGATGCAGTTGGACCATCAGAAAAAACTGCAGGAAACGAATATTATAGTACAGGAAAATGAGCGGCGGCGTTTTGCAGCAGATTTGCATGATACCTTAATTGGTAAACTGACCGTACTTCGGATCAGGAATCAGCTGGTGCACGACCAGAGTGAAACCGATCGGTTACTAAATGACTGTATCGAGGAAGCCAGAAGGATTTCCCATGACCTGAGTCCACCCATGCTGGAACATACCAGCTTCCATGAGCTCATTTATGGGCTGATTGCTCCCTGGGAGAAAAACACGACCATTGCCTTTCGCCAGGATATCCGGTCAGAAGTTGATTTTCCGGTACGTAGTAAA